A genomic region of Streptomyces rimosus contains the following coding sequences:
- a CDS encoding MazG-like family protein: protein MTSIPEALAALSGGDLPADAVREERCLKPPIGCGKPLISENGEARVFWNEDEARQYETEWRITGLCPDCQDSVEDDAAEPADMWPTIRDFVAWLDDANGRDEHEKTLRILKITEEAGEVAQAWIGMTGQNPRKGVTHTREDVADELCDVAITALTALASVVDNPEQVFAAHLGRVQTRVREATA, encoded by the coding sequence ATGACGAGCATCCCCGAAGCACTGGCCGCCCTCTCCGGTGGCGACCTGCCCGCCGACGCGGTGCGTGAGGAGCGCTGCCTCAAGCCGCCGATCGGCTGCGGCAAGCCGCTGATCTCGGAGAATGGCGAGGCGCGCGTCTTCTGGAACGAGGACGAGGCCCGCCAGTACGAAACCGAGTGGCGCATCACCGGACTGTGCCCCGACTGCCAGGACTCCGTCGAGGACGACGCGGCGGAACCGGCGGACATGTGGCCGACGATCCGCGACTTCGTGGCCTGGCTGGATGACGCGAACGGCCGCGACGAGCACGAGAAGACCCTCCGCATCCTGAAGATCACCGAGGAGGCGGGGGAAGTCGCCCAAGCGTGGATCGGCATGACCGGCCAGAACCCGCGCAAGGGCGTCACCCACACCCGCGAGGACGTCGCCGACGAACTCTGCGACGTGGCCATCACCGCGCTGACGGCGCTCGCCTCGGTCGTCGACAACCCCGAGCAGGTATTCGCGGCGCACCTCGGCCGCGTCCAGACGCGGGTGCGGGAGGCGACGGCATGA